The following are encoded together in the Amblyraja radiata isolate CabotCenter1 chromosome 27, sAmbRad1.1.pri, whole genome shotgun sequence genome:
- the gja4 gene encoding gap junction alpha-4 protein: MGDWSFLEKLLDEVQEHSTVIGKIWLTVLFIFRILILGTAAEYVWGDEQSDFNCNTGQPGCENVCYDKAFPISHVRYWVLQILFVSTPTLIYLGHVLHISRKEEKFKQREEALRSQPTKDSQIELLVKEIAIKKQKYGIDDSGKIKIKGALMLTYTLSIFCKMIFELSFSFGQWYLYGFTMPAIYVCQRIPCPHKVDCFISRPTEKTIFILFMYAVSLISLVLNLLEIFQLVGKCIIKNIQAKPHKRIYLKPSDFPGTPYMEKESLPMEYMYTTVEGAHGHYQSCNKSSSEQNWTNYTTEQRLADHMVNPMPYNLLRDVPEMVEQASIQRPRPVSPASSQSSRRRQDDVAI, encoded by the coding sequence ATGGGAGACTGGAGTTTTTTGGAAAAACTCCTTGATGAAGTACAGGAACATTCGACTGTGATTGGCAAAATCTGGCTCACCGTCCTCTTCATCTTTCGGATTCTGATCCTGGGCACGGCCGCAGAATACGTCTGGGGTGATGAGCAGTCGGATTTTAACTGCAACACGGGGCAGCCAGGTTGCGAGAATGTCTGCTACGACAAAGCCTTTCCGATCTCACACGTCCGCTACTGGGTGCTGCAGATCCTCTTCGTGTCAACGCCTACGCTTATCTACTTGGGCCACGTCCTGCACATATCAAGGAAAGAAGAGAAATTCAAGCAGAGAGAAGAGGCGTTGAGGTCCCAGCCGACCAAGGACAGCCAAATTGAACTCCTTGTCAAAGAGATTGCAATAAAGAAGCAAAAGTATGGCATTGATGACTCGGGGAAAATTAAAATTAAGGGAGCACTAATGCTCACCTACACACTAAGTATTTTCTGCAAAATGATATTTGAACTGAGCTTTTCCTTTGGCCAGTGGTACTTATATGGCTTTACAATGCCAGCAATTTATGTCTGTCAAAGAATACCCTGCCCACACAAAGTGGATTGCTTTATATCTCGTCCTACGGAAAAGactattttcattttatttatgtatGCAGTATCTCTGATATCACTCGTGCTAAACCTTCTAGAAATATTCCAGCTCGTCGGCAAGTGTATTATTAAAAACATTCAGGCCAAACCCCACAAGCGGATCTATCTAAAACCCTCTGACTTTCCAGGGACTCCCTATATGGAAAAGGAATCGTTGCCAATGGAGTACATGTACACAACTGTGGAAGGGGCCCACGGGCATTACCAAAGCTGCAACAAGTCTTCTTCTGAACAGAACTGGACGAACTACACTACAGAACAGAGACTGGCAGACCACATGGTCAATCCCATGCCTTATAACCTCTTGAGGGATGTCCCTGAAATGGTAGAACAAGCCTCAATACAAAGGCCAAGACCTGTGAGTCCAGCCAGCAGTCAAAGCAGCAGAAGGAGGCAAGATGACGTTGCAATCTGA